The following nucleotide sequence is from Deltaproteobacteria bacterium.
TAAACTATGGCCCATGCGGATCTCCTTCGCTAATGATTGTCCGGTCCATTTATTCGAGAGCGCGTGGCGCTGTCAATCCGTGCGGCGATTTTGTCAGCGAACGTATTGACTAAATCGCTTTCGTTGATTATAGAGCACAACGCTTTGTGAAGGAGAACTCTATGAGATTGCTGGGCATCGTGATGCTATGGCTATTGACCTTGGGTGTGCCGCTGCAGGCGCAGACACCTTATTATCAGGGCAAGACGGTGCGGCTCATCGTGAGCAGCTCGGCGGGCAGCAACTACGACATGTATGGCCGCCTGGTCGCGAGCTACATCGGCAAACACATTCCTGGGAAGCCGGAAGTCGTGGTGCAGAACATGCCCGGCGGCGGCAATCTGATCGGCGCCAACTATGTCTACGCGGTTTCGAAGCCGGACGGCCTGACATTCGCGACCATCAATCCGGCGCTTTATTTCAACCAACTGGCGGGCAGCAAAGACATTCAATTTGACTGGGCGAAATACGTCTACATTGGCAGCCCGGACCGCTCGGAAGATTTGATGTGCATGCGCAGCGACTCACCGTTCAAAACCATCCACGATGTGAAAAAAGCCGCGGAGGGACCCAAGTGTGCGGCTACGGGCACCGGCACCACGGGGCATTATCTGCCGACGCTGTTGAACGACGCCATCGGCACGAAATTTAACGTTGTCTCGGGCTACCCTGGCGGCCCAGAGATGGACTTGGCGGCGGAGCGCAACGAGGTACAGTGCCGGGCGTTTACCGTTGCCGGCTGGTTTGCCGGCGATCTCTACGCGAGCTGGCGCAGCAAGGGTTTCGCCCACGTGGTGGTGCAGAGCAGCCGCAAGCGCGACTCGCGATTGGCCAATGTGCCGACGCTTTTTGAAATTCTCGACGAATACAAAGCGCCGGACGTGATGAAGCGACTGGCCAACCTGGTCACCGCCTCCAACTTCTTTGGCCGGCCCTACGTCATGCCCCCGGCGACGCCCGTCGAATACATCAAGATCATGCGCGAAGCGATGGCAAAAACTCTCAGCGACCCAGAGCTCCTCGCCGAAGCCAAGCGGCGCAAAATCGATATCGAGCATACCCCCGGCGAAGAGCTGGAAAGACTCGCCAAGGAAGTGATCATCAAGGACGCCGAGCTGATCGACCGGATGAAGAAGTTGTTGGGGAAGTAGAAGAGAGTGACGGCGCGGCTACGCTACTTTCTTAAGAGGGCGAATCTTTCGGATGACGCGTTTACCAAGTTTATCCTCGGCAACATCTATGTCGTAACGATTTTGCAATTTAAGCCAATAACGAGGGTCTTGGCTAAAATAGCGGCCAAGTCGTAAAGCAAGCTCCGCAGTTTTGGGGCGCGCTCCATTGACAAGGCGGCTAATTAACATGGCCTTGACATTAATGTCCCGAGACAAACGAGATTGAGAGAACCTCAATTCGCGAAGTATCTCGTTCAAATACAAGCCTGGATGCATGGGTTTGATCTTCACGGCAATCCCGCTTTGGTTATACAATCGTCACAGCCGTAGATCGCTACCAGCAGCAAAAAAATGGAAGGGATAAAAGAGTAGCGAGAAGCAAAAACGCGCAGCGATTTCATGATAACTGAGAAAACAGCCATCCCTCCTGGTGTTTTTGATTTTGGGTGGGCCGCATCTTTCTGTCAACACCCAAACAAGTTTGACTTGCTCCATTAACCTGCGGTAACTCTGGGCGCGTCACGGAGGGGAGCATGGAGTACGTTCAATTTGGTTCCACCGAATTCAAAGTTTCACGCCTGGCGTTGGGTTGCATGAGCATGTCGGGCGCCTATGGGCCGGCGGACGATAACGAATCGATCGCGACGCTGCACAAGGCGTGGGATCTTGGCATCAACTTCATTGACACTTCGGCGAGCTACGGGCAGGGGCACAATCACGAGTTGATCAAAAAAGCGCTGGTGGGACGGCGCGAGCGCATCGTGATTCACTCGAAATCCGGCAGCCCGCGCACGCCCGACGCCACGGGCAATCGGAGCGGCAGCACGCCGGAATATTTGACGCAGAATTGCGAGCAGAGCGTGAAGCGGCTGGGTGTCGACGCGTTGGATGTTTTCTGCATGTCGCGCGTTGATCCCGATATACCCGTCGAAGAATCGGTGGGGGCCATGGCGAAACTGGTCGAGCGTGGACTGACGCGCTACATCGGGTTGTCGGAAGCGAGCGCCAACTCGATTCGGCGCGCGCGCAAGGTCCATCCGATCGTCTCGTTGCAGATGGAGTATTCGCTCTGGTCGCGCGATCCGGAGGGCGGCAACATTCAAGCTTGCCGCGAGTTCAATATGGGCTTCATGGCGTACTCGCCGCTGGGACGTGGCTTTTTCGGCGGCTTAGTACACAACGCCAAAGACATGAGCGACGGCGATGGGCGCATCAATCACCCGCGTTTTCAGGGTGAGAATCTCGCTAAGAATCTGGCGCTGCTCGCGCGGTTCGAGGAGATCGCGCGGGAAAAGAAATGCACTCCGGCGCAGTTGGCATTGGCATGGCTGATGGCGCAGGGCCCGGGCATCATTCCGATTCCCAGCAATAAGTCGCGCGGGCATTTGGAAGAGAACATCGAAGCGACGGAAATTAAACTGAGCCAGGAAGACTTGGCGCGGCTCGATAATATTTTTCCCCAGGGCGCCGCGGCGGGGCCGCGGACGAAGGATATGCACAGGGTAAACGTTTAGTGTTTAGCGTTTAGGGTCTAGGGTCTGGCGTTGAATCCAGACCCGGAAACGCTAGACGCCAAACGCTAGACGCTAGACACGCAAAACAATTCGGAGGTTCCATGCGAGAGGTAACACTAGTTGTCGGTACCATCGGTCAGAGCATCATGCGCAGTGAAGACAACGGTCAGACCTGGGCGCGCATTGGGCCGCGGCGTGGGTTTGCCTATGAAGCGTCGGTGCGCTGCATCGCGATGCATCCGAAGCAGCACAACATTCTTTTCGCTTCCACGGAGAAAGGGATTTACCGTAGCGAGGATCGCGGTGCCAATTGGCAATATGTCGACTCGGCGCTCAACGGCCTCTATGTCTGGGTGCTCGCGTTCGATCCGGTCAATCCGAACAACATGTTCGCCGGCACCGGCACGCCGACGCCTGGGATGATCTTCCGCTCGAAGGACGGCGGGCGCACGTGGGAGAAGCGGCCGGTGGAAGTGGCGAAGGAGTGCGAGGCCGTCGGCACGCCGCGCTTTACCGGGATCGTTGTCGACCCGACCGAGCCCAATCAAGTTTGGGCCGGTCTCGAAGTCGACGGCGCGCGCCACAGCAGCGACGCCGGCGATACCTGGGAAATCGTCGAAGTAACCGGGCGGCGCGACATTCATAACGTCGCCGTGACCGCGGGTCCGCCGCGCACGGCGTTTATCATGGCCAATCGCGAGATCTACGCGAGCACGGACAATGGCACGAGTTGGGAGCCGCGCGATATGCAGAAGTGTCTGCCGTGGGACTATCCAAGGAAAGAAAACTATCTGCGCGGCATCGCCGTCGACCCGGCCAACCCGAAGAGAGTTTTTCTTAGCTTCGGCGACTTCACGCCAGGCACTTCGGGTGCCATCGCCGTGAGCGACGATTTTTGTAAGAGCTGGAAGCTGATGCCACTGCCGCAGGAACCCAACTCGTCCATGTGGCTGTTCGGCACCAATTCAGACGACCCCCATGTGATGTTTACGGCGAGCCGGTATGGTTACCTGT
It contains:
- a CDS encoding HigA family addiction module antidote protein, which codes for MKIKPMHPGLYLNEILRELRFSQSRLSRDINVKAMLISRLVNGARPKTAELALRLGRYFSQDPRYWLKLQNRYDIDVAEDKLGKRVIRKIRPLKKVA
- a CDS encoding aldo/keto reductase; amino-acid sequence: MEYVQFGSTEFKVSRLALGCMSMSGAYGPADDNESIATLHKAWDLGINFIDTSASYGQGHNHELIKKALVGRRERIVIHSKSGSPRTPDATGNRSGSTPEYLTQNCEQSVKRLGVDALDVFCMSRVDPDIPVEESVGAMAKLVERGLTRYIGLSEASANSIRRARKVHPIVSLQMEYSLWSRDPEGGNIQACREFNMGFMAYSPLGRGFFGGLVHNAKDMSDGDGRINHPRFQGENLAKNLALLARFEEIAREKKCTPAQLALAWLMAQGPGIIPIPSNKSRGHLEENIEATEIKLSQEDLARLDNIFPQGAAAGPRTKDMHRVNV